The following proteins are encoded in a genomic region of Triticum dicoccoides isolate Atlit2015 ecotype Zavitan chromosome 1B, WEW_v2.0, whole genome shotgun sequence:
- the LOC119301850 gene encoding uncharacterized protein LOC119301850: protein MELGNYEPTPQPLSHKATTKMGKLMRRAARRMSLSPPVTRRADRATPTPTPPVNAGVGMARCTRAAAADHAAQLHDVPVTTAAPPPAKPQNKDEQPQLTGLLLNFTGPNAVPPATDLVEIFSRFGPVVEARPEGFSVAVVIFESSLDAAAAFAGTAKIGALSPNLISFRLAYSLSAPAAQVDDSPQSPMNADEMDHLLDEAEGMDLLDLLAVEALH, encoded by the coding sequence ATGGAGCTGGGGAACTACGAGCCAACCCCACAGCCCCTGTCGCACAAGGCGACCACAAAGATGGGGAAGCTCATGCGCAGGGCCGCACGGCGGATGTCGCTGTCGCCGCCGGTGACCCGCAGAGCCGACCGTGCCACGCCCACGCCCACTCCTCCGGTGAACGCTGGTGTGGGGATGGCAAGGTGCACAAGGGCCGCTGCTGCCGATCATGCCGCTCAGCTGCATGACGTCCCTGTCACCACCGCTGCTCCTCCTCCGGCGAAGCCGCAGAACAAGGACGAGCAGCCCCAGCTGACCGGGCTGCTGCTGAACTTCACCGGCCCCAACGCCGTCCCTCCGGCGACCGACCTCGTCGAGATCTTCAGCCGGTTCGGGCCTGTGGTGGAGGCCAGGCCGGAAGGCTTCTCCGTCGCCGTGGTGATCTTCGAGAGCAGCCTGGATGCCGCGGCGGCGTTCGCGGGCACGGCCAAGATCGGCGCCCTCAGCCCCAACCTCATCAGCTTCCGCCTCGCCTACTCGCTGTCCGCTCCCGCCGCGCAGGTCGATGATTCTCCACAGAGCCCCATGAACGCCGATGAGATGGATCACCTGCTTGATGAGGCTGAGGGAATGGATCTCCTGGACCTCCTGGCAGTCGAAGCTCTTCACTAG